In the Flavobacterium sp. 90 genome, TGCATGTATTTGCAATGGCAAACAAGGGTAAAATTATAAAAGCAACAGGTTTGTGTAAAAAGTGCTGCAGTTTATAAGAAGAAGAATTTTCTCCGCCATCACCAAACGGAATTACAAAAGCTAAGATAACTCCGGTTATAGTTGCGTGAACTCCTGAATTTAGCATAAAATACCACATTACAACTCCTCCAATTAAGTAAGGGATCAGGTTTGTAACTTTCATTCGATTCAAAACAAACAAGAATGCCCAGATTCCTAAAGCGATAGCTAGATTTATAAAATAAATAGAAGTCGTATAGAAAACGGCAATTACAATAATAGCTCCTAAATCGTCAATAACCGCCAATGCAGTTAGAAAAACTTTTAGTGATGAAGGAACTTTTTTTCCTAAAAGCGATAAAATACCAATTGCAAACGCGATATCTGTTGCCATTGGAATTCCTGCTCCGTTTTGAGTTGCGGTTCCAAAATTTAAAGCCAGAAAAATGGAGGCAGGAACCAACATTCCACCAAGAGCGGCCATAATTGGCAAAGAAGCATTTTTGATATTAGACAATTCACCATGATAAATTTCCCGCTCTAATTCTAAACCAATTAGTAAAAAGAAAATAGCCATTAAACCATCATTAATCCAATGTGTGATGGAATGTCCGTTTATGTCTTTTTCCCAGAAAGCAATATATTCTGTCTGAAAAGACGAATTGGCAAGATAAAGTGATATAATAGTGACAAAGAGTAATAGTATTCCTCCTGATTTTTCATTTTCAAAAAAGGCTTTAAAAGTCTTGGTTAGTTTCATATTGAAGGAGTTCTAATGTTTTGTGAGGAAAGAAATTCGGCGAAAGCCTGTAATTCTTATATCTTCAAAGTTAAAAAAAAATCTGACCAATTAAAAATTATGATGTTTGAGGTTCTTAATTTATCATTAGC is a window encoding:
- the nhaA gene encoding Na+/H+ antiporter NhaA produces the protein MKLTKTFKAFFENEKSGGILLLFVTIISLYLANSSFQTEYIAFWEKDINGHSITHWINDGLMAIFFLLIGLELEREIYHGELSNIKNASLPIMAALGGMLVPASIFLALNFGTATQNGAGIPMATDIAFAIGILSLLGKKVPSSLKVFLTALAVIDDLGAIIVIAVFYTTSIYFINLAIALGIWAFLFVLNRMKVTNLIPYLIGGVVMWYFMLNSGVHATITGVILAFVIPFGDGGENSSSYKLQHFLHKPVAFIILPLFAIANTCIAIESDWHEGLNHPNTFGIILGLVVGKPLGILLFSSIGVSAGLCSLPKNLKWAHILGAGMLGGIGFTMSIFITILAFKDPETIVFSKIAILIASILSGIFGLVYLKFTLNKKKAA